A single genomic interval of Arthrobacter globiformis harbors:
- a CDS encoding MFS transporter, with the protein MTARQRLVMALLLTASFTLAVDFSILNVALPRIGADVGFSLEHLQWIATSFALCAAGFTLFFGRVADLFGRKRLFITGMALLGIGSLVGGLATGPGLLLAARVAQGIATAAVTPAALSLLTTSFPEGPLRDEALGLNGSLMAAGFTAGAILGGLLTDLLSWRWAFFINIPVAVFVLILAPKLLTESARGSRTKLDVPGAVTVTLALLLLVFGLTTAGEKGWVDPLAWGPLAAGAVLFVAFFFIEKNTAHALVPVTILRRNNIVWGNIAGIVAFATETSLVFVLTFYLQQVLGYTPLGAGLAFAVLGIGTVVGGIVAPKLIGRFGPKNTIIGGLTVQAAATASLLFINISPASLAIVLIATFIGGVANLAAIVGFMVTATTGLPDNEQGLATGLTTMSQQIGITMGIPIMSTIVAAILHHQSTPHSPDRVLDGVLPAIGTNAALCLAAALIMVFALPRKSVAA; encoded by the coding sequence ATGACCGCCCGGCAGCGGCTGGTCATGGCCTTGCTGCTGACCGCGAGTTTCACCCTCGCGGTGGACTTCTCCATCCTGAACGTCGCACTGCCCCGGATCGGGGCCGATGTCGGGTTCTCCCTGGAGCACCTGCAATGGATCGCCACGTCCTTCGCGCTGTGTGCGGCAGGGTTCACCCTGTTCTTCGGCCGGGTCGCTGACCTGTTCGGCCGCAAACGCCTCTTCATCACCGGCATGGCCCTGCTGGGTATCGGCTCCCTCGTCGGCGGGCTCGCGACCGGTCCCGGGCTGCTGCTTGCCGCCCGCGTCGCCCAGGGCATCGCCACGGCAGCCGTCACCCCGGCCGCGCTGTCACTGCTCACCACGTCGTTCCCGGAAGGGCCCTTGCGGGACGAGGCACTGGGCCTGAACGGTTCCTTGATGGCTGCCGGGTTCACCGCCGGCGCGATCCTCGGCGGGCTCCTGACTGACCTCCTGTCGTGGCGGTGGGCGTTCTTCATCAACATCCCGGTCGCCGTGTTTGTCTTGATCCTCGCCCCGAAACTCCTCACCGAATCTGCCCGCGGAAGCCGGACGAAACTCGACGTGCCCGGCGCTGTCACTGTGACTTTGGCGTTGCTGCTGCTCGTCTTCGGCCTGACCACCGCCGGCGAAAAGGGCTGGGTTGATCCGCTGGCCTGGGGACCCCTCGCAGCAGGGGCCGTGCTGTTCGTCGCGTTTTTCTTCATCGAAAAGAACACCGCCCATGCTCTGGTGCCTGTGACCATCCTGCGGCGGAACAACATCGTCTGGGGCAACATCGCCGGGATCGTGGCATTCGCCACCGAAACCTCGCTCGTGTTCGTCCTGACCTTCTACCTCCAGCAGGTCCTCGGCTACACACCCCTGGGGGCGGGCCTGGCGTTCGCCGTCCTCGGCATCGGCACCGTTGTTGGCGGGATCGTCGCCCCGAAACTGATCGGCCGCTTCGGGCCCAAAAACACCATCATCGGCGGTCTCACCGTCCAGGCCGCCGCCACCGCCTCCCTGCTGTTCATTAACATCAGCCCAGCATCACTTGCCATCGTGCTCATCGCGACCTTCATCGGAGGTGTAGCCAACCTCGCCGCCATCGTCGGGTTCATGGTCACCGCCACCACAGGGCTGCCCGACAACGAACAGGGCCTCGCCACCGGCCTGACCACCATGAGCCAGCAAATCGGCATCACCATGGGCATCCCCATCATGAGCACCATCGTCGCCGCCATCCTGCACCACCAATCCACCCCGCACTCCCCCGACCGGGTCCTTGACGGGGTGCTGCCCGCCATCGGAACCAACGCCGCCCTCTGCCTCGCCGCAGCCCTGATCATGGTCTTCGCGCTGCCACGTAAGTCTGTGGCGGCATGA
- a CDS encoding helix-turn-helix transcriptional regulator, whose protein sequence is MNQPAAMGDFLGKRRATLTPADVGLMDYGTRRVPGLRREEVAMLAGMSVTYYARLEQGQHVNASDAVIDSLARALALTDVERKHLVDLSGSKRRTTKTMRSRPDQVRPGTKRLVDSMGCVPSVVLGKRTEVLAWNQTGHRLVASHLAFDAPDTPSHRPNMTRMLFLDEATRALYPHWRTEAGRAVASLRLLSGRFADDTELAALVGELTLKSPEFATMWAEHPVENCMSGHKTLDHPQLGTVELGFEVLTMPDDSGHRVLTYTAEPGSETATALARLQRAPLAIAREGASLDQAV, encoded by the coding sequence ATGAACCAACCAGCAGCCATGGGCGACTTCCTCGGCAAACGACGGGCCACGCTGACCCCGGCCGACGTCGGGCTGATGGACTACGGCACCCGACGGGTACCCGGGCTGCGCCGGGAAGAAGTCGCCATGCTGGCCGGAATGAGCGTGACCTACTACGCCCGGCTCGAACAGGGACAGCACGTCAACGCCTCCGACGCCGTCATCGACTCACTGGCCCGTGCCCTGGCCCTGACCGACGTCGAAAGAAAACACCTCGTGGATCTGTCTGGTTCAAAACGCCGCACAACCAAGACCATGCGGAGCAGACCTGATCAGGTCCGGCCCGGAACAAAGCGCCTAGTCGACTCCATGGGCTGCGTCCCGTCGGTGGTGCTGGGCAAACGCACCGAAGTCCTCGCCTGGAACCAGACCGGGCACCGGCTCGTCGCTTCCCACCTGGCCTTCGACGCCCCAGACACACCGTCGCACCGCCCGAACATGACCCGGATGCTCTTCCTGGACGAGGCGACACGCGCCCTGTACCCGCACTGGCGCACCGAAGCCGGCCGTGCAGTGGCGTCCCTGCGCCTACTCTCCGGACGGTTCGCCGACGACACCGAGCTGGCAGCGCTCGTCGGGGAACTAACCCTCAAAAGCCCCGAGTTCGCCACGATGTGGGCAGAACACCCGGTCGAGAACTGCATGTCCGGGCACAAAACACTCGACCACCCGCAGCTTGGCACTGTGGAGCTGGGGTTCGAGGTCCTGACCATGCCTGACGATTCCGGTCACCGCGTCCTCACGTATACAGCGGAACCAGGAAGCGAAACTGCCACCGCCCTGGCCCGCCTGCAGCGTGCACCCCTGGCCATTGCACGGGAAGGAGCGAGCCTTGACCAAGCAGTCTGA
- a CDS encoding RidA family protein, with translation MTKQSEKVISHHFSSQLYQSTAPFSHSVQQGNTGYSAGIIGQNPSSGALVSSDVTAQCEAMLTNLQTLLDEMGLAMGDIIRTTLYLIDYQDFDAINTVYARRLAPPFPARTTIQAAALPLGAKVQIEATVQIPPA, from the coding sequence TTGACCAAGCAGTCTGAGAAAGTGATCAGTCACCACTTCAGCAGCCAGCTTTATCAGTCCACCGCCCCGTTCTCGCACTCCGTGCAGCAGGGCAACACCGGCTATTCGGCGGGCATCATCGGCCAGAACCCTTCAAGCGGTGCTCTGGTCTCCAGTGATGTCACCGCCCAATGCGAGGCGATGCTGACTAATCTGCAGACGCTCCTTGATGAGATGGGGTTGGCTATGGGCGACATCATTCGCACCACCCTCTACCTCATTGACTATCAGGACTTCGACGCCATCAACACCGTTTACGCCCGGAGACTGGCCCCGCCCTTTCCGGCCAGGACCACTATCCAAGCGGCTGCCCTGCCCTTGGGCGCGAAGGTGCAGATCGAGGCAACGGTGCAGATCCCACCTGCGTGA
- a CDS encoding VOC family protein: MNNDSEGALHHIELWVPDLKRATTEWGWILSTLGYATYQSWPHGISWLKSSTYIVLEESPDLSGRQHQRTAPGLNHPAFVVRSRLRVDALAGQSAEYGWTQLSPEKYPHAGGPEHYAAYLENSDGFELELVAA; encoded by the coding sequence GTGAACAACGACTCAGAAGGTGCCTTGCACCATATCGAGCTGTGGGTGCCGGATCTCAAGAGAGCCACGACTGAGTGGGGCTGGATCTTGTCGACCTTGGGGTACGCGACCTATCAGAGCTGGCCGCATGGAATCAGTTGGCTGAAAAGCTCAACTTACATAGTTCTGGAAGAATCGCCGGATTTGAGCGGCCGGCAGCATCAACGGACGGCGCCCGGTTTGAATCACCCGGCGTTTGTCGTGCGGAGCCGGCTGCGTGTGGACGCACTGGCCGGCCAGAGTGCTGAGTACGGCTGGACACAGTTGTCCCCAGAGAAGTATCCACATGCAGGCGGACCCGAGCATTACGCCGCCTACCTGGAGAATTCAGACGGCTTCGAACTGGAGCTCGTGGCCGCGTAA
- a CDS encoding Type 1 glutamine amidotransferase-like domain-containing protein: MRGTIYLGGGGSPDDEHLLWAEMFRLNANILYWPFALDGEMLNGADAWLRGNLAQHWPDHQLTTWTDLDGHAPDELLDFDLLFIGGGNTFHLLAHVASHAFIDPIRRFVAEGGSLYGGSAGAILASDSIEIAATHDDNNTQLEQFTGLRLVSGVTVLPHYTAHEEATAKMWHRRQNKPALGIPERSGLFVGSSGARVVGKEPVYVIDERAVQPVNPENYLPAGLTAANDNSKDGLAAQGPVPVSSGDSEQG; encoded by the coding sequence ATGCGTGGAACCATCTACCTGGGCGGCGGAGGCTCGCCTGATGACGAACACCTGCTTTGGGCGGAGATGTTTCGACTCAACGCGAATATTCTCTACTGGCCATTCGCACTGGACGGGGAAATGCTGAACGGCGCGGACGCCTGGCTCAGAGGAAATCTGGCACAGCACTGGCCCGATCATCAGCTAACCACTTGGACCGACCTGGACGGTCACGCCCCTGACGAACTCCTCGATTTCGACCTACTGTTCATCGGTGGAGGCAACACATTCCACCTTCTGGCCCACGTTGCCTCGCATGCCTTCATTGATCCGATACGGAGGTTTGTAGCAGAGGGGGGCTCCTTGTACGGCGGAAGTGCAGGGGCCATCCTCGCCTCCGACAGTATCGAAATCGCCGCCACTCACGACGACAACAACACGCAACTCGAGCAGTTCACGGGCCTACGTCTCGTCTCAGGGGTCACTGTGCTCCCTCACTACACAGCACACGAGGAAGCAACAGCGAAGATGTGGCATAGGCGGCAGAACAAACCGGCCTTGGGTATCCCGGAAAGGTCGGGACTCTTTGTTGGAAGCAGCGGCGCTCGAGTTGTTGGCAAGGAACCCGTTTACGTCATCGATGAACGCGCAGTCCAACCTGTGAACCCTGAAAACTATCTGCCGGCCGGTCTCACTGCAGCCAACGATAACTCCAAGGATGGCCTTGCAGCACAGGGGCCCGTGCCAGTTAGCAGCGGCGATTCAGAACAGGGTTAG
- a CDS encoding VOC family protein: MEVLGSRILLHPSEPERSHRFYRDTLGLAIYREFGSRKAPGLVFFLGNGFLEVSGRSTDPHGSAVAIWIQVRDVQLEHDRLLGAGVPVIRKPQQEPWGLVEMWIADPDGVRIVLVEVPKDHPLRRDQR, from the coding sequence ATGGAAGTCCTTGGGAGCCGCATCCTGCTTCATCCGTCCGAACCCGAGCGGAGCCACCGGTTTTATCGGGACACGTTGGGCTTGGCCATCTACCGAGAGTTCGGGAGTCGTAAGGCGCCGGGTCTGGTCTTCTTCCTGGGAAACGGTTTTCTCGAGGTCAGTGGACGATCGACTGATCCGCACGGGAGTGCCGTGGCGATCTGGATTCAGGTCCGCGACGTGCAGCTCGAGCACGATCGGCTGCTGGGGGCCGGGGTACCGGTGATCCGCAAGCCGCAGCAGGAGCCGTGGGGGCTGGTGGAGATGTGGATCGCGGACCCCGACGGAGTGCGCATCGTGCTCGTCGAGGTTCCGAAGGATCACCCCCTTCGACGCGACCAGAGGTGA
- a CDS encoding DUF309 domain-containing protein: MTRDRDRDASRRPRQARPRDALGRPLPYGSAGVEPVSEEPLPPAQTLVSARSLVEAGRPFAAHEVLEARWKAGPTEERNLWQGLAQICVGLTHAARGNSVGALRLFERGAARLEEYGSGEGPTYGLDLSAVVSCARDRMRAGR, encoded by the coding sequence ATGACCCGTGACAGGGATCGGGATGCTTCAAGGCGCCCGCGGCAGGCCCGGCCACGTGACGCTCTTGGGCGGCCGCTGCCGTACGGAAGCGCTGGCGTCGAGCCGGTCTCGGAGGAGCCGCTGCCGCCGGCGCAGACGTTGGTCTCGGCCCGGAGTCTGGTGGAAGCTGGCCGCCCCTTCGCCGCCCATGAGGTACTCGAGGCCCGCTGGAAAGCTGGGCCGACCGAAGAACGCAACCTTTGGCAAGGACTCGCCCAGATCTGCGTCGGGCTCACCCACGCCGCCCGGGGCAACAGCGTTGGCGCGCTCCGGCTCTTCGAGCGCGGTGCGGCCCGACTCGAGGAGTACGGTTCCGGCGAAGGGCCGACCTACGGGCTCGACTTGTCCGCCGTTGTGAGTTGCGCACGTGATCGGATGCGCGCCGGCCGCTGA
- the yidC gene encoding membrane protein insertase YidC, with the protein MDLFETIMFPFKWFVSIIMVGFHEGMSSIGMPPASGWTWTLSIIGLVLVIRAALIPVFVKQIKAQRGMQLLQPDLKNMQDKYKGKTDQLSRQAMAQEQMAMYKKHGTNPFSACLPMLIQMPFFFALFQVLSGITHAKNQGEGIGAMSHDQVLQFDQSSIFSAPLSEALLNNPGGNIAVIVLTVVMILAMTASQFITQKQIMAKNMSEEAMASPFMRQQKMMLYILPLVFGVGGINFPIGVLIYWTTTNLWTMGQQFFVIRRMPTPGSPAAKALAERRAAKGLPALPILGGKREEADAAAAVIQAKGQRIQPQRKGRKKK; encoded by the coding sequence ATGGACTTGTTTGAAACGATCATGTTTCCGTTCAAATGGTTTGTCTCCATCATCATGGTGGGCTTCCACGAGGGCATGAGTTCGATTGGAATGCCGCCAGCTAGCGGCTGGACGTGGACTCTTTCCATCATCGGCCTGGTACTGGTGATCCGTGCTGCACTGATCCCGGTCTTCGTCAAGCAGATCAAGGCGCAGCGCGGAATGCAGCTGCTGCAGCCTGACCTGAAGAACATGCAGGACAAGTACAAAGGCAAAACCGACCAGCTCTCCCGCCAGGCCATGGCGCAGGAGCAGATGGCCATGTACAAGAAGCACGGCACCAACCCGTTCTCGGCCTGCCTGCCCATGCTGATCCAGATGCCGTTCTTCTTCGCACTGTTCCAGGTGCTGTCCGGCATCACCCACGCGAAGAACCAGGGCGAAGGCATCGGTGCGATGAGCCACGACCAGGTCCTTCAGTTCGACCAGTCAAGCATCTTCAGCGCTCCGTTGTCTGAAGCCCTGTTAAACAACCCCGGCGGCAACATTGCTGTCATCGTCCTCACCGTCGTGATGATCCTGGCCATGACGGCCTCGCAGTTCATCACGCAGAAGCAGATCATGGCGAAGAATATGTCCGAAGAGGCCATGGCCAGCCCGTTCATGCGCCAGCAGAAGATGATGCTCTACATCCTGCCGCTGGTCTTCGGTGTCGGCGGCATCAACTTCCCCATCGGTGTGCTGATCTACTGGACCACCACCAACCTCTGGACCATGGGCCAGCAGTTCTTCGTCATCCGCCGCATGCCGACCCCGGGATCTCCCGCTGCGAAGGCCCTCGCCGAACGCCGCGCCGCCAAAGGACTACCCGCACTGCCGATCCTCGGAGGAAAACGCGAAGAAGCAGACGCCGCTGCCGCCGTCATCCAGGCCAAGGGCCAACGAATCCAGCCGCAACGCAAGGGTAGGAAGAAGAAATAA
- a CDS encoding DUF6278 family protein, which translates to MSAPEEPGEPLQKLPAGMPRRYAEYRPATSDASTLPITNVGGYDELLSLFHERGQALPRTGRGLAAIDTLLDDDVDKHALAGFARPIGMFYGDVLTHTIPGAHWEVIEEAYPRVCITRTAAVDVIGVAMRRLEVADPTLEQNYAHVLERLGLET; encoded by the coding sequence ATGAGCGCCCCTGAGGAACCTGGCGAACCGCTGCAAAAGCTGCCAGCCGGGATGCCAAGAAGATACGCCGAGTACAGGCCAGCGACTTCCGATGCCTCAACACTCCCGATAACCAACGTCGGGGGATACGACGAACTCCTCTCCCTTTTCCACGAAAGAGGCCAAGCATTGCCGCGCACAGGGCGGGGCCTCGCAGCCATTGACACTCTCCTTGACGACGATGTCGACAAGCATGCACTGGCAGGATTCGCCCGACCAATCGGCATGTTCTACGGCGATGTCTTAACACACACCATTCCTGGCGCCCACTGGGAGGTGATCGAGGAGGCGTACCCGCGGGTCTGCATCACCAGGACCGCCGCCGTTGATGTAATAGGGGTCGCCATGCGACGTCTTGAGGTCGCAGACCCAACACTGGAACAAAACTACGCTCATGTCCTAGAAAGGCTCGGGCTCGAGACGTGA
- a CDS encoding DNA gyrase subunit A encodes MVEDERQTRQELIVLDALVQAMDRRDEVFQMIEDSEDMDEAIRRVGHLLGVGKLGSRAVLDLQARRFTRDQRQAIASRAEELRSKLPDDR; translated from the coding sequence ATGGTTGAGGATGAGCGGCAGACAAGGCAAGAATTGATAGTCCTCGATGCCTTGGTACAGGCGATGGATCGGCGTGACGAGGTCTTCCAGATGATTGAGGATTCAGAAGACATGGACGAAGCCATCCGTAGGGTGGGTCACCTGTTGGGTGTGGGAAAGTTGGGCAGCCGGGCAGTCCTCGACCTGCAGGCTAGAAGATTCACCCGCGACCAGCGTCAGGCCATCGCTTCGCGTGCAGAAGAACTTAGATCAAAGTTGCCTGATGACCGCTGA
- a CDS encoding recombinase family protein: protein MVGYARVSTDEQDLTAQQDALSAMGIEPDQIYVDHGLTGSNLNRPGLRKALAACRAGDTFAVVKLDRLARSVRDAHQIADDLAARGVKLSIGGSVHNPEDPVGKLLFNVLAMVPEFEGDLIRARTREGMKVAKAKGRLRGKKPKLSPTQEAHLVKLHAAGEHTMYELAELFSVGRSTVYRALEPAGRKTET from the coding sequence GTGGTCGGTTACGCGAGAGTGTCCACCGACGAACAAGACCTCACAGCTCAACAGGACGCCCTGTCAGCCATGGGTATTGAACCGGACCAAATCTATGTGGATCATGGCCTCACCGGTAGCAATCTGAACCGCCCCGGCCTCCGGAAAGCGCTGGCCGCCTGCCGCGCTGGCGACACCTTCGCGGTGGTCAAACTGGACCGTCTTGCACGATCCGTCAGGGACGCACATCAGATTGCTGATGACCTCGCCGCCCGTGGAGTAAAACTTAGTATCGGCGGTTCCGTGCACAATCCGGAGGACCCGGTGGGAAAGTTGCTGTTCAACGTCCTGGCGATGGTGCCTGAGTTTGAAGGCGATCTCATCCGGGCCCGCACCCGCGAAGGCATGAAGGTTGCCAAGGCCAAGGGCCGGTTGCGCGGGAAAAAGCCCAAACTCTCACCCACCCAGGAAGCACACCTGGTTAAACTGCATGCGGCCGGAGAACACACTATGTATGAGCTCGCCGAGCTGTTCTCTGTTGGCCGTTCCACCGTCTATCGTGCCCTCGAACCGGCAGGCCGGAAGACGGAAACATAG
- a CDS encoding multidrug effflux MFS transporter, whose translation MTVTDAPVTTREQAVGRPLAIVLGLLTIFGPISMDLYLPVLPALTAELRSSTSTAQLTITACLLGLAIGQVIAGPLSDRFGRRLPLLIGVAAYTVTSVLCAVSPTVETLIAARFVQGLAGAVGIVIAQAAGRDVYEGAKLLRYYGRLAVLGGLAAIIGPVIGGQLATVTDWRGVFLFLAAVGVAILIACLVIFKETLPAQRRAAGGFSHTLQDFRRLLADRVFVGAVLITGFTYSAIFAYLSGATFVLQGIYGLSPQGYSFAFGLNSLGFMIFGFLGSRLAERWSEKAILVIGLAMAAAGSLGLLVTALLHLPLIAVIVSLFTMVGGVAAASPPATSLALKGYPDIAGTASSLLGLARFAFGGVAAPLVGIGGADNALPFGIVTVVSVAAAAACLGLIRARTA comes from the coding sequence GTGACTGTGACCGACGCTCCGGTGACCACGCGCGAACAGGCAGTCGGACGGCCACTGGCAATTGTCCTTGGCCTGCTGACCATCTTCGGTCCGATTTCCATGGACCTGTACTTGCCCGTCCTACCGGCCCTGACGGCGGAACTGCGGAGTTCCACGTCCACGGCGCAGCTGACCATCACGGCCTGCCTGCTCGGCCTAGCTATCGGCCAGGTCATTGCGGGTCCCCTGTCGGACCGTTTTGGCCGCCGGCTCCCCCTGCTGATCGGCGTCGCCGCCTACACAGTCACGTCCGTTCTCTGTGCCGTCAGCCCGACCGTTGAAACGCTGATCGCGGCCAGGTTCGTCCAGGGCCTGGCCGGCGCCGTGGGTATCGTGATTGCGCAGGCAGCCGGACGGGACGTATACGAGGGTGCCAAACTCCTGCGCTACTACGGCCGCCTGGCGGTGCTCGGCGGCCTGGCGGCCATCATTGGTCCGGTCATCGGCGGCCAGCTCGCCACCGTCACAGACTGGCGCGGCGTCTTCCTGTTCCTCGCGGCCGTTGGCGTGGCGATCCTGATCGCCTGCCTCGTGATCTTCAAGGAGACACTTCCGGCCCAGCGGCGGGCAGCAGGGGGGTTTTCCCATACCCTGCAGGACTTCCGTCGTCTGCTTGCGGACCGCGTATTCGTCGGCGCCGTGCTGATCACGGGCTTTACGTACTCGGCGATCTTCGCTTACCTCAGCGGCGCCACGTTCGTCCTGCAGGGCATCTACGGGCTTTCGCCGCAGGGCTACTCGTTCGCCTTCGGCCTGAATTCGCTGGGGTTCATGATCTTTGGCTTCCTCGGCAGCCGGCTGGCCGAGCGGTGGTCCGAGAAGGCCATATTGGTGATCGGACTGGCGATGGCCGCTGCCGGTTCCCTTGGGCTGCTCGTCACCGCGCTCCTGCACCTGCCCCTGATTGCGGTCATCGTGTCCCTCTTCACCATGGTGGGCGGCGTGGCGGCGGCCAGCCCGCCAGCGACGTCCCTCGCGCTGAAGGGCTACCCGGACATCGCCGGTACCGCGTCGTCACTGCTCGGCCTGGCCAGGTTCGCCTTCGGCGGCGTGGCGGCGCCGCTGGTGGGTATCGGCGGGGCGGACAACGCCCTCCCGTTCGGGATCGTCACGGTGGTGTCCGTCGCGGCGGCAGCGGCATGCCTTGGGCTGATTAGGGCGCGCACGGCTTAG
- a CDS encoding energy-coupling factor transporter transmembrane component T family protein, protein MRGHGFLLANYVPGTSLIHRMPLWLKFLLVLACGMASFLIVDWRLAAAALAVLCVLFLLSGAGTVRLFRAVRPLLPILLVIGAFQWWQLGGPVAARIVLNILLCVVAASLLTATTPLHRLLDGVVSLARPFRRFGADPERFALTIAIMLRSIPFIAGAFSDVRDSARARGLERNPRALVLPVFITTVAYARHTGEALAARGLGEPED, encoded by the coding sequence GTGAGGGGCCACGGCTTCCTGCTCGCCAACTACGTGCCCGGCACGTCCCTGATCCACCGCATGCCGCTGTGGCTGAAGTTCCTGCTCGTCCTGGCCTGCGGAATGGCCTCGTTCCTGATCGTCGACTGGCGGCTGGCCGCCGCAGCCCTGGCCGTTCTGTGCGTACTGTTCCTGCTCAGCGGCGCCGGGACCGTGCGTCTCTTCCGCGCTGTGCGGCCGCTGCTTCCCATCCTGCTGGTCATCGGCGCGTTCCAGTGGTGGCAGCTGGGCGGCCCTGTTGCCGCGCGGATTGTGCTGAACATCCTGCTGTGCGTCGTGGCGGCGTCCCTGCTGACGGCCACCACGCCGCTACACCGGCTGCTCGATGGCGTGGTTTCGCTGGCCCGCCCGTTCCGGCGGTTCGGCGCTGACCCCGAGCGTTTTGCCCTGACCATTGCCATCATGCTGCGGAGCATCCCGTTCATCGCCGGGGCCTTTTCGGATGTCCGGGACTCGGCACGAGCCCGCGGCCTGGAACGCAATCCCCGGGCGCTGGTCCTGCCGGTGTTCATCACCACCGTTGCATATGCCCGCCACACGGGCGAGGCGCTGGCCGCCCGCGGGCTGGGCGAGCCGGAAGACTGA
- a CDS encoding energy-coupling factor ABC transporter ATP-binding protein, with the protein MSIISLRNAGVSVAVDGRPDPKVLLQDISLELTEERIGVIGANGSGKSTLLRLLNGLVVPTEGTVTVNGADTVRNVRAVRQQVGFVFTDPLSQLVMPTGREDVELSLRRSVRHGKERREQAAAALDRFGLLPLADQSIYELSGGERQLLALASVLAVEPGVLVLDEPSTLLDLRNRELLRRTLAGLSQQIIMSTHDLELALDMDRVLMVESGQIAYDGGAAAAVEHYRSLSARSLSGGDFR; encoded by the coding sequence GTGAGCATTATCTCCCTCAGGAACGCAGGAGTCAGCGTGGCCGTCGACGGCCGCCCTGACCCCAAGGTTCTGCTGCAGGACATCTCGCTGGAGCTCACCGAGGAACGCATCGGTGTCATTGGGGCCAACGGTTCCGGCAAGTCAACGCTGCTCCGCCTGCTCAACGGCCTCGTGGTCCCCACCGAAGGGACCGTGACTGTCAACGGCGCCGACACGGTCCGGAACGTGCGGGCCGTGCGCCAGCAGGTGGGCTTTGTCTTCACCGATCCCCTCTCCCAGCTGGTCATGCCCACAGGGCGTGAGGACGTGGAACTCTCCCTTCGGCGTTCGGTGCGGCACGGAAAGGAACGCCGGGAGCAGGCCGCCGCCGCGCTGGACCGCTTCGGGCTCCTGCCGCTGGCTGACCAGAGCATCTACGAACTCTCCGGCGGGGAACGGCAGCTCCTTGCCCTGGCGTCCGTGCTGGCGGTGGAGCCCGGAGTCCTCGTGCTGGACGAGCCCTCCACGCTCCTGGACCTCCGGAACCGCGAGCTGCTGCGCCGCACCCTGGCCGGCCTCAGCCAGCAGATCATCATGTCCACCCATGACCTGGAGCTGGCGCTGGATATGGACCGGGTCCTGATGGTCGAGTCCGGGCAGATAGCGTACGACGGCGGTGCTGCCGCCGCCGTCGAGCATTACCGCTCGCTGTCTGCCCGGAGCCTGTCAGGCGGGGACTTCCGGTGA
- a CDS encoding biotin transporter BioY: MTQTHSAGTLQPAKRRRWNATDLGLIAVFAALVAASALVAAIPVGGLGVPITLQTLAVMLTGLALGPGRAFGAVGLYTLLGLAGLPIFSGGRSGLGILAGPSAGYIIAFPLAAAAVGWLAAVVIRRTVKFRAVLLFVSAMATSIVLVHGLGIAGMMVNAKLDFSKAFLADLPFYPGDIIKNVLAVTVAIALHKAFPDLLVRRVRQLPQKAAAPKTATPEATAPEASAQQ; encoded by the coding sequence ATGACCCAGACCCATTCCGCCGGCACCCTGCAGCCGGCAAAGCGCCGCCGCTGGAACGCCACCGACCTCGGACTCATCGCCGTCTTCGCCGCGCTCGTGGCGGCGTCAGCCCTGGTTGCTGCCATCCCGGTGGGCGGCCTCGGCGTGCCCATCACCCTCCAGACGCTTGCCGTCATGCTGACCGGGCTCGCCCTCGGCCCCGGCCGCGCGTTCGGCGCCGTCGGATTGTACACCCTGCTAGGGCTCGCCGGGCTCCCCATCTTCAGCGGTGGCCGCAGCGGCCTGGGCATCCTGGCCGGCCCCTCGGCCGGCTACATCATTGCGTTCCCCCTCGCCGCCGCGGCGGTGGGCTGGCTGGCCGCCGTCGTTATCCGCCGCACGGTCAAGTTCCGTGCCGTGCTGCTGTTTGTGTCCGCGATGGCCACCAGCATTGTGCTGGTCCACGGCCTCGGCATCGCCGGCATGATGGTCAATGCCAAGCTGGACTTTTCCAAGGCGTTCCTCGCCGACCTCCCCTTCTACCCGGGCGACATCATCAAGAACGTCCTCGCCGTGACGGTGGCCATCGCCCTGCACAAGGCCTTCCCCGACCTGCTGGTCCGCCGCGTCCGGCAGCTCCCGCAGAAGGCCGCAGCACCGAAGACCGCGACGCCGGAAGCCACCGCGCCGGAAGCCTCCGCACAGCAGTGA